One genomic segment of Streptomyces sp. RerS4 includes these proteins:
- a CDS encoding quinone-dependent dihydroorotate dehydrogenase has product MYELFFNLVFKRMDPERAHYLAFRWIRLAARTPVLRTFVAAALAPRHKELRTEALGLRMHGPFGLAAGFDKNAVAIDGMSMLGFDHIEIGTVTGQAQPGNPKKRLFRLVPDRALINRMGFNNEGSAAVAARLAARTPVFNTVVGVNIGKTKVVPEEEAAADYVLSTERLARHADYLVVNVSSPNTPGLRNLQATESLRPLLTAVREAADRAVPDRRVPLLVKIAPDLADEDVDAVADLALELGLDGIIATNTTIAREGLGLKSSPALVKETGGLSGAPVKERSLEVLRRLYARVGDRIVLVGVGGIENAEDAWQRILAGATLIQGYSAFIYEGPFYARAIHKGLAARLAASPYATLAEAVGAETRKAAL; this is encoded by the coding sequence ATGTACGAACTCTTCTTCAACCTGGTCTTCAAGCGGATGGACCCCGAGCGGGCCCACTACCTGGCCTTCCGGTGGATCCGCCTCGCCGCCCGCACCCCCGTCCTGCGCACCTTCGTGGCGGCCGCCCTGGCACCGCGCCACAAGGAGCTGCGCACCGAGGCGCTGGGCCTGCGCATGCACGGCCCGTTCGGCCTCGCGGCCGGCTTCGACAAGAACGCCGTCGCCATCGACGGCATGTCCATGCTCGGCTTCGACCACATCGAGATCGGCACGGTCACCGGTCAGGCGCAGCCCGGCAACCCCAAGAAGCGCCTCTTCCGCCTGGTGCCGGACCGCGCGCTGATCAACCGCATGGGCTTCAACAACGAGGGCTCGGCCGCCGTCGCCGCGCGCCTGGCCGCCCGTACGCCCGTCTTCAACACCGTCGTCGGCGTCAACATCGGCAAGACGAAGGTCGTACCGGAGGAGGAGGCCGCCGCCGACTACGTGCTCTCCACCGAGCGCCTCGCCCGCCACGCCGACTACCTCGTCGTCAACGTCTCCTCCCCGAACACCCCGGGCCTGCGCAACCTCCAGGCCACCGAGTCCCTGCGCCCGCTGCTGACCGCCGTCCGCGAGGCCGCCGACCGCGCCGTGCCCGACCGGCGCGTCCCGCTGCTCGTCAAGATCGCCCCGGACCTCGCGGACGAGGACGTGGACGCGGTCGCCGACCTCGCCCTGGAACTGGGCCTGGACGGCATCATCGCCACCAACACGACGATCGCCCGCGAAGGCCTCGGGCTGAAGTCCTCCCCGGCCCTCGTCAAGGAGACCGGCGGACTGTCCGGCGCCCCCGTCAAGGAGCGCTCCCTGGAGGTCCTGCGGCGCCTGTACGCGCGCGTGGGCGACCGGATCGTCCTGGTGGGCGTCGGCGGCATCGAGAACGCCGAGGACGCCTGGCAGCGCATCCTGGCCGGCGCCACCCTGATCCAGGGCTACAGCGCCTTCATCTACGAGGGCCCCTTCTACGCCCGCGCCATCCACAAGGGCCTGGCCGCGCGCCTCGCCGCCAGCCCCTACGCGACCCTCGCCGAAGCGGTGGGCGCCGAGACCCGAAAGGCCGCGCTGTGA
- the carB gene encoding carbamoyl-phosphate synthase large subunit, whose protein sequence is MPKRTDIQSVLVIGSGPIVIGQAAEFDYSGTQACRVLKAEGLRVILVNSNPATIMTDPEIADATYVEPITPEFVEKIIAKERPDALLPTLGGQTALNTAISMHEQGVLEKYGVELIGANVEAINKGEDRDLFKGVVEAVKAKIGYGESARSVICHSMDDVLKGVETLGGYPVVVRPSFTMGGAGSGFAHDEDELRRIAGQGLTLSPTTEVLLEESILGWKEYELELMRDTKDNVVVVCSIENFDPMGVHTGDSITVAPAMTLTDREYQRLRDIGIAIIREVGVDTGGCNIQFAIDPVDGRVIVIEMNPRVSRSSALASKATGFPIAKIAAKLAIGYTLDEVPNDITEKTPASFEPTLDYVVVKAPRFAFEKFPAADATLTTTMKSVGEAMAIGRNFTEALQKALRSLEKKGSQFTFVGEPGDKAELLATAVRPTDGRINTVMQAIRAGATQEEVFESTKIDPWFVDQLFLIKEIADELAAAEKLHPELLAEAKRHGFSDAQIAEIRGLREDVVREVRHALGVRPVYKTVDTCAAEFAAKTPYFYSSYDEESEVAPRTKPAVIILGSGPNRIGQGIEFDYSCVHASFALSDAGYETVMVNCNPETVSTDYDTSDRLYFEPLTLEDVLEIVHAESLAGPIAGVVVQLGGQTPLGLAQALKDNGVPVVGTSPEAIHAAEDRGAFGQVLADAGLPAPKHGTATTFAGAKAIADEIGYPVLVRPSYVLGGRGMEIVYDETRLQAYIAESTEISPTRPVLVDRFLDDAIEIDVDALYDGTELYLGGVMEHIEEAGIHSGDSACALPPITLGGYDIKRLRASTEAIAEGVGVRGLINIQFAMAGDILYVLEANPRASRTVPFTSKATAVPLAKAAARISLGATIAELRAEGMLPRIGDGGTLPFDAPISVKEAVMPWSRFRDIHGRGVDTVLGPEMRSTGEVMGIDSLFGTAYAKSQAGAYGPLPTKGRAFISVANRDKRSMIFPARELVAHGFELLATSGTAEVLRRNGINATVVRKLSEGEGPDGEKTIVQLIHDGQVDLIVNTPYGTGGRLDGYEIRTAAVARSVPCLTTVQALAAAVQGIDALGRGDVGVRSLQEHAEQLTAARD, encoded by the coding sequence GTGCCTAAGCGCACCGATATCCAGTCCGTCCTGGTCATCGGCTCCGGCCCGATCGTCATCGGCCAGGCCGCGGAGTTCGACTACTCCGGCACCCAGGCCTGCCGCGTCCTCAAGGCCGAGGGCCTGCGGGTCATCCTGGTCAACTCCAACCCCGCGACGATCATGACCGACCCGGAGATCGCCGACGCCACGTACGTCGAGCCGATCACCCCCGAGTTCGTCGAGAAGATCATCGCCAAGGAGCGCCCCGACGCGCTGCTCCCGACCCTCGGTGGCCAGACCGCGCTCAACACCGCGATCTCCATGCACGAGCAGGGTGTGCTGGAGAAGTACGGCGTCGAGCTGATCGGCGCCAACGTCGAGGCCATCAACAAGGGCGAGGACCGCGACCTCTTCAAGGGCGTCGTCGAGGCCGTCAAGGCCAAGATCGGTTACGGCGAGTCGGCCCGCTCGGTCATCTGCCACTCCATGGACGACGTCCTCAAGGGCGTCGAGACGCTCGGCGGCTACCCCGTCGTCGTCCGCCCCTCCTTCACCATGGGCGGCGCGGGCTCCGGCTTCGCCCACGACGAGGACGAGCTGCGCCGCATCGCCGGCCAGGGCCTCACGCTCTCCCCGACCACCGAGGTGCTCCTGGAGGAGTCCATCCTCGGCTGGAAGGAGTACGAGCTGGAGCTGATGCGCGACACCAAGGACAACGTGGTCGTCGTCTGCTCCATCGAGAACTTCGACCCGATGGGCGTCCACACCGGCGACTCCATCACCGTCGCCCCGGCGATGACCCTGACCGACCGCGAGTACCAGCGGCTGCGCGACATCGGCATCGCGATCATCCGCGAGGTCGGCGTCGACACCGGCGGCTGCAACATCCAGTTCGCGATCGACCCGGTCGACGGCCGCGTCATCGTCATCGAGATGAACCCGCGCGTCTCGCGCTCGTCGGCGCTCGCGTCGAAGGCCACCGGCTTCCCGATCGCCAAGATCGCCGCCAAGCTGGCCATCGGCTACACGCTGGACGAGGTCCCCAACGACATCACCGAGAAGACGCCGGCCTCCTTCGAGCCGACCCTCGACTACGTCGTCGTCAAGGCCCCGCGCTTCGCCTTCGAGAAGTTCCCGGCCGCCGACGCCACCCTCACCACCACCATGAAGTCGGTGGGCGAGGCCATGGCCATCGGCCGCAACTTCACCGAGGCCCTCCAGAAGGCCCTGCGCTCCCTGGAGAAGAAGGGCTCCCAGTTCACCTTCGTCGGCGAGCCCGGCGACAAGGCCGAACTGCTGGCCACCGCCGTCCGCCCGACCGACGGCCGCATCAACACCGTCATGCAGGCCATCCGCGCCGGCGCCACCCAGGAGGAGGTCTTCGAGTCCACGAAGATCGACCCCTGGTTCGTCGACCAGCTCTTCCTGATCAAGGAGATCGCCGACGAGCTGGCCGCCGCCGAGAAGCTCCACCCCGAGCTGCTCGCCGAGGCCAAGCGCCACGGCTTCTCCGACGCCCAGATCGCCGAGATCCGCGGCCTGCGCGAGGACGTCGTCCGCGAGGTCCGCCACGCCCTCGGCGTCCGCCCGGTCTACAAGACGGTCGACACCTGCGCCGCCGAGTTCGCCGCGAAGACCCCGTACTTCTACTCGTCCTACGACGAGGAGTCCGAGGTCGCCCCGCGCACCAAGCCCGCGGTGATCATCCTGGGCTCCGGCCCGAACCGCATCGGCCAGGGCATCGAGTTCGACTATTCCTGCGTCCACGCCTCCTTCGCGCTCAGCGACGCGGGCTACGAGACCGTGATGGTCAACTGCAACCCCGAGACCGTCTCGACGGACTACGACACCTCCGACCGCCTGTACTTCGAGCCGCTGACGCTCGAAGACGTGCTGGAGATCGTCCACGCCGAGTCGCTGGCCGGCCCCATCGCCGGTGTCGTCGTCCAGCTCGGCGGCCAGACCCCGCTGGGTCTCGCCCAGGCGCTCAAGGACAACGGCGTCCCCGTCGTCGGCACCTCGCCCGAGGCCATCCACGCCGCCGAGGACCGCGGCGCGTTCGGCCAGGTCCTCGCCGACGCCGGCCTGCCCGCCCCCAAGCACGGCACCGCGACCACCTTCGCCGGCGCCAAGGCCATCGCCGACGAGATCGGCTACCCGGTCCTCGTCCGCCCGTCCTACGTGCTCGGCGGCCGCGGCATGGAGATCGTCTACGACGAGACCCGCCTGCAGGCCTACATCGCCGAGTCGACGGAGATCTCCCCGACCCGCCCCGTGCTGGTCGACCGCTTCCTCGACGACGCGATCGAGATCGACGTGGACGCCCTCTACGACGGCACCGAGCTCTACCTCGGCGGCGTCATGGAGCACATCGAGGAAGCCGGCATCCACTCCGGCGACTCGGCCTGCGCCCTGCCCCCGATCACCCTCGGCGGCTACGACATCAAGCGCCTGCGCGCCTCCACCGAGGCCATCGCCGAGGGCGTCGGAGTCCGCGGCCTGATCAACATCCAGTTCGCGATGGCCGGCGACATCCTCTACGTCCTGGAGGCCAACCCGCGCGCCTCCCGGACCGTGCCCTTCACCTCGAAGGCCACGGCCGTCCCGCTCGCGAAGGCCGCCGCCCGCATCTCGCTCGGCGCCACCATCGCCGAGCTGCGCGCCGAGGGCATGCTCCCGAGGATCGGCGACGGCGGCACCCTGCCGTTCGACGCGCCGATCTCCGTCAAGGAGGCCGTCATGCCGTGGTCGCGCTTCCGCGACATCCACGGCCGCGGCGTCGACACCGTCCTCGGTCCGGAGATGCGCTCCACCGGCGAGGTCATGGGCATCGACTCGCTGTTCGGCACGGCGTACGCCAAGTCGCAGGCCGGCGCCTACGGCCCGCTGCCCACCAAGGGCCGTGCGTTCATCTCCGTCGCCAACCGCGACAAGCGCTCGATGATCTTCCCGGCCCGCGAGCTCGTCGCCCACGGCTTCGAACTCCTCGCCACCTCCGGCACCGCCGAGGTCCTGCGCCGCAACGGCATCAACGCCACCGTCGTGCGCAAGCTCAGCGAGGGCGAGGGCCCGGACGGCGAGAAGACCATCGTCCAGCTCATCCACGACGGCCAGGTCGACCTGATCGTCAACACCCCGTACGGCACCGGCGGCCGCCTCGACGGCTACGAGATCCGTACGGCGGCCGTGGCCCGCAGCGTCCCGTGCCTGACCACGGTCCAGGCGCTCGCCGCCGCCGTCCAGGGCATCGACGCCCTGGGCCGCGGTGACGTGGGCGTGCGCTCCCTCCAGGAGCACGCGGAGCAGCTGACGGCCGCCCGCGACTGA
- the carA gene encoding glutamine-hydrolyzing carbamoyl-phosphate synthase small subunit: MTTSTRGAAKAPAVLVLEDGRIFRGRAYGAVGETFGEAVFSTGMTGYQETLTDPSYHRQVVVMTAPHVGNTGVNDEDPESSRIWVSGYVVRDPARVPSNWRSKRSLDEELVRQGVVGISGVDTRALTRHLRERGAMRVGIFSGAAVMDDAVLLAKVQEAPQMKGANLSAEVATKQPYVVPAIGEKRFTVAAVDLGIKGMTPHRMAERGIEVHVLPATATVEDVYAVSPDGVFFSNGPGDPATADHAVSVMQGVLERGTPLFGICFGNQILGRSLGFGTYKLKYGHRGINQPVQDRTTGKVEVTAHNHGFAVDAPLDKVSETPYGRAEVSHVCLNDNVVEGLRLLDRPAFSVQYHPEAAAGPHDAAYLFDRFVSLMEAERA; encoded by the coding sequence ATGACGACCTCCACCAGGGGAGCAGCCAAAGCTCCCGCCGTACTCGTCCTGGAGGACGGTCGGATCTTCCGCGGCCGCGCCTACGGCGCTGTGGGGGAGACCTTCGGCGAGGCCGTGTTCTCCACCGGCATGACCGGCTACCAGGAGACCCTCACCGACCCGTCGTACCACCGACAGGTCGTCGTGATGACCGCCCCGCACGTGGGCAACACCGGCGTCAACGACGAGGACCCCGAGTCCTCCCGCATCTGGGTCTCCGGCTACGTCGTACGCGACCCCGCCCGCGTCCCCTCCAACTGGCGCTCGAAGCGCTCGCTGGACGAGGAACTGGTCCGGCAGGGCGTCGTCGGCATCTCCGGCGTCGACACCCGCGCCCTGACCCGCCACCTGCGCGAGCGCGGCGCGATGCGCGTCGGCATCTTCTCCGGCGCCGCCGTCATGGACGACGCCGTGCTGCTGGCGAAGGTCCAGGAAGCCCCCCAGATGAAGGGCGCGAACCTCTCCGCCGAGGTCGCCACCAAGCAGCCGTACGTCGTCCCCGCGATCGGCGAGAAGCGCTTCACCGTCGCCGCCGTGGACCTCGGCATCAAGGGCATGACCCCGCACCGCATGGCCGAGCGCGGCATCGAGGTGCACGTGCTGCCCGCGACCGCCACCGTCGAGGACGTCTACGCCGTCTCCCCGGACGGCGTGTTCTTCTCCAACGGCCCCGGCGACCCGGCCACCGCCGACCACGCCGTCTCCGTCATGCAGGGCGTCCTGGAGCGGGGGACCCCGCTCTTCGGCATCTGCTTCGGCAACCAGATCCTCGGCCGCTCGCTCGGCTTCGGCACCTACAAGCTGAAGTACGGCCACCGCGGCATCAACCAGCCGGTGCAGGACCGCACCACCGGCAAGGTCGAGGTCACCGCGCACAACCACGGCTTCGCCGTGGACGCGCCCCTCGACAAGGTCTCCGAGACCCCCTACGGCCGCGCCGAGGTCTCGCACGTCTGCCTGAACGACAACGTCGTGGAAGGCCTCCGCCTGCTCGACCGGCCGGCCTTCTCCGTCCAGTACCACCCCGAGGCCGCCGCCGGCCCGCACGACGCGGCGTACCTCTTCGACCGCTTCGTATCTCTGATGGAGGCCGAGCGTGCCTAA
- a CDS encoding dihydroorotase translates to MSKILIRGAKVLGGDAQDVLIDGETIAEVGTGLSAEGATVIEAEGQVLLPGLVDLHTHLREPGREDSETVLTGTRAAASGGYTAVFAMANTFPVADTAGVVEQVWRLGKESGYCDVQPIGAVTVGLEGKQLSELGAMHESAARVTVFSDDGKCVDDAVIMRRALEYVKAFGGVVAQHAQEPRLTEGAQMNEGVVSAELGLGGWPAVAEESIIARDVLLAEHVGSRVHICHLSTAGSVEIVRWAKSRGIDVTAEVTPHHLLLTDELVRSYNAVYKVNPPLRTERDVMALREALADGTIDIVATDHAPHPHEDKDCEWAAAAMGMVGLETALSVVQQTMIETGLLDWAGVADRMSFAPARIGGLNHHGRPVSAGEPANLTLVDTSYRGVVDPAHFASRSRNTPYEGRELPGRVTHTFLRGRATVVDGKLA, encoded by the coding sequence ATGAGCAAGATCCTTATCCGCGGCGCGAAGGTACTCGGCGGCGACGCGCAGGACGTCCTGATCGACGGCGAGACCATCGCCGAGGTCGGGACCGGGCTGTCCGCCGAGGGCGCGACCGTCATCGAGGCCGAGGGCCAGGTCCTCCTGCCGGGCCTCGTCGACCTGCACACCCACCTGCGCGAGCCCGGCCGTGAGGACAGCGAGACCGTCCTCACCGGCACCCGCGCCGCCGCCTCCGGTGGCTACACCGCCGTTTTCGCCATGGCGAACACCTTCCCGGTCGCCGACACCGCCGGCGTGGTCGAGCAGGTCTGGCGCCTGGGCAAGGAGTCCGGCTACTGCGACGTGCAGCCCATCGGCGCCGTCACCGTCGGCCTGGAGGGCAAGCAGCTCTCCGAGCTGGGCGCCATGCACGAATCCGCCGCCCGCGTCACCGTCTTCTCCGACGACGGCAAGTGCGTGGACGACGCCGTGATCATGCGCCGCGCCCTGGAGTACGTGAAGGCCTTCGGCGGCGTCGTCGCCCAGCACGCCCAGGAACCCCGCCTGACCGAGGGCGCCCAGATGAACGAGGGCGTCGTCTCCGCCGAGCTGGGCCTCGGCGGCTGGCCGGCCGTCGCGGAGGAGTCGATCATCGCCCGCGACGTCCTCCTCGCCGAGCACGTCGGCTCCCGCGTCCACATCTGCCACCTCTCCACCGCCGGGTCCGTCGAGATCGTCCGCTGGGCCAAGTCCCGCGGCATCGACGTCACCGCCGAGGTCACCCCGCACCACCTGCTCCTCACCGACGAGCTGGTCCGCTCGTACAACGCGGTCTACAAGGTCAACCCGCCGCTGCGCACCGAGCGCGACGTCATGGCCCTGCGCGAGGCCCTCGCCGACGGCACGATCGACATCGTCGCCACCGACCATGCCCCGCACCCGCACGAGGACAAGGACTGCGAGTGGGCCGCCGCCGCCATGGGCATGGTGGGCCTGGAGACCGCGCTGTCCGTCGTCCAGCAGACGATGATCGAGACCGGACTGCTCGACTGGGCCGGCGTCGCCGACCGGATGTCCTTCGCCCCGGCGCGCATCGGCGGCCTCAACCACCACGGCCGGCCCGTCTCGGCAGGTGAACCCGCCAACCTGACCTTGGTCGATACCTCGTACCGTGGTGTCGTGGACCCCGCACACTTCGCCTCCCGCAGCCGCAACACGCCTTACGAGGGCCGTGAGCTGCCGGGGCGCGTCACTCACACCTTCCTGCGGGGCCGGGCAACGGTCGTGGACGGGAAACTGGCGTGA
- a CDS encoding aspartate carbamoyltransferase catalytic subunit — MKRHLISAADLTRDDAVLILDTAEEMARVADRPIKKLPTLRGLTVVNLFFEDSTRTRISFEAAAKRLSADVINFSAKGSSVSKGESLKDTALTLEAMGADAVVIRHHASGAPYRLATSGWIDSAVVNAGDGTHEHPTQALLDAFTMRRRLVGRDAGLGKDLAGRRITIVGDILHSRVARSNVHLLHTLGAEVTLVAPPTLVPIGVETWPCAVGYDLDEVLPKSDAVMMLRVQRERMNAAFFPTEREYSRRYGLDGERMAKMPEHAIVMHPGPMNRGMEITAQVADSDRCTAVEQVANGVSTRMAVLYLLLGGSEPAVATTAPAAPRTEENK, encoded by the coding sequence ATGAAGCGCCACCTCATCTCGGCCGCCGACCTCACGCGCGACGACGCCGTCCTGATCCTCGACACCGCCGAGGAGATGGCCCGGGTCGCCGACCGGCCGATCAAGAAGCTGCCCACCCTGCGCGGCCTCACGGTCGTCAACCTCTTCTTCGAGGACTCGACCCGCACCCGGATCTCGTTCGAGGCGGCCGCCAAGCGGCTGTCCGCCGACGTCATCAACTTCTCCGCCAAGGGCTCCTCGGTCTCCAAGGGCGAATCCCTGAAGGACACCGCCCTCACCCTGGAGGCCATGGGCGCGGACGCGGTCGTCATCCGCCACCACGCCTCCGGCGCCCCCTACCGGCTCGCGACCTCCGGCTGGATCGACTCCGCCGTCGTCAACGCCGGCGACGGCACCCACGAGCACCCCACGCAGGCCCTGCTGGACGCCTTCACCATGCGCCGCCGCCTCGTCGGCCGCGACGCCGGACTCGGCAAGGACCTCGCCGGCCGCCGGATCACCATCGTCGGCGACATCCTGCACAGCCGCGTGGCCCGCTCCAACGTCCACCTGCTGCACACCCTCGGCGCCGAGGTCACCCTCGTGGCCCCGCCGACCCTCGTCCCGATCGGCGTCGAGACCTGGCCGTGCGCGGTCGGCTACGACCTCGACGAGGTGCTCCCGAAGTCCGACGCGGTCATGATGCTGCGTGTGCAGCGCGAACGCATGAACGCCGCCTTCTTCCCGACCGAGCGCGAGTACTCCCGCCGCTACGGCCTCGACGGCGAGCGCATGGCGAAGATGCCCGAGCACGCCATCGTCATGCACCCCGGCCCGATGAACCGCGGCATGGAGATCACCGCCCAGGTCGCCGACTCCGACCGGTGCACGGCCGTCGAGCAGGTCGCCAACGGCGTCTCCACCCGCATGGCCGTCCTGTACCTGCTGCTCGGCGGCTCCGAGCCCGCCGTCGCCACCACCGCCCCCGCCGCCCCGCGCACCGAGGAGAACAAGTAA
- the pyrR gene encoding bifunctional pyr operon transcriptional regulator/uracil phosphoribosyltransferase PyrR produces MDSQVSPEVAPSQDGTAAARPVLEAQDIARVLTRIAHEIVERAKGADDVVLLGIPTRGVHLARRLAAKLEEITGTKIPVGSLDITMYRDDLRLKPARTIGRTEIPGDDIDGRLVVLVDDVLFSGRTIRAALDALGAIGRPRSVQLAVLVDRGHRELPIRADYVGKNLPTSLRETVKVQLQEEDGRDAVLLGQRTDRAPGQ; encoded by the coding sequence ATGGACAGCCAGGTTTCCCCCGAGGTGGCCCCGTCTCAGGACGGCACCGCCGCGGCGCGCCCCGTACTGGAGGCGCAGGACATCGCCCGGGTTCTGACCCGCATCGCCCACGAGATCGTCGAACGCGCCAAGGGCGCCGACGACGTGGTGCTGCTCGGCATCCCCACCCGCGGTGTCCATCTCGCCCGCCGGCTGGCGGCCAAGCTCGAAGAGATCACCGGCACGAAGATCCCGGTCGGTTCCCTCGACATCACCATGTACCGCGACGACCTGCGCCTGAAGCCCGCGCGGACCATCGGCCGCACCGAGATCCCCGGCGATGACATCGACGGCCGTCTCGTGGTCCTCGTCGACGACGTGCTCTTCTCCGGCCGCACCATCCGCGCCGCCCTCGACGCGCTCGGCGCCATCGGCCGCCCCCGCTCCGTCCAGCTCGCCGTCCTCGTCGACCGGGGCCACCGCGAGCTCCCGATCCGCGCCGACTACGTGGGCAAGAACCTCCCGACGTCGCTGCGGGAGACCGTCAAGGTCCAGCTCCAGGAGGAGGACGGCCGGGACGCCGTGCTGCTCGGCCAGCGGACCGACCGGGCGCCCGGACAGTAG
- the bldD gene encoding transcriptional regulator BldD, with translation MSSEYAKQLGAKLRAIRTQQGLSLHGVEEKSQGRWKAVVVGSYERGDRAVTVQRLAELADFYGVPVQELLPGTTPGGAAEPPPKLRLDLERLAGVPAEKAGPLQRYAATIQSQRGDYNGKVLSIRQDDLRTLAVIYDQSPSVLTEQLISWGVLDADARRAVAHEDI, from the coding sequence ATGTCCAGCGAATACGCCAAACAGCTCGGGGCCAAGCTCCGCGCCATCCGCACCCAGCAGGGCCTCTCCCTCCACGGTGTCGAGGAGAAGTCCCAGGGCCGGTGGAAGGCCGTTGTGGTCGGGTCCTACGAGCGCGGGGACCGCGCCGTGACCGTCCAGCGCCTCGCCGAGCTGGCGGACTTCTACGGGGTTCCGGTCCAGGAGCTGCTGCCGGGCACGACCCCCGGCGGGGCGGCCGAGCCGCCGCCGAAGCTGCGCCTCGACCTGGAGCGCCTGGCGGGCGTCCCCGCCGAGAAGGCCGGCCCCCTCCAGCGGTACGCGGCCACCATCCAGAGCCAGCGCGGCGACTACAACGGCAAGGTGCTGTCGATCCGCCAGGACGACCTGCGCACCCTCGCCGTCATCTACGACCAGTCGCCCTCGGTCCTCACCGAGCAGCTGATCAGCTGGGGCGTCCTCGACGCCGACGCGCGTCGCGCCGTCGCCCACGAGGACATCTAG
- the nusB gene encoding transcription antitermination factor NusB produces MAARSNARKRAFQILFEADQRGVPVREVLADWIRHARSDDRQPPVSAYTMDLVEGYADKVNRIDDLIVTYAVDWELDRMPVVDRNILRLGAYELIWVDETPDAVAIDEAVQLAKEFSTDESPSFVNGLLGRFKDLKPNLRRSES; encoded by the coding sequence GTGGCTGCCCGGAGCAACGCGCGCAAGCGCGCTTTCCAGATCCTCTTCGAGGCCGACCAGCGCGGGGTCCCCGTGCGGGAGGTCCTCGCGGACTGGATCCGCCACGCGCGGTCCGACGACCGGCAGCCGCCGGTCAGCGCCTACACGATGGATCTTGTCGAGGGGTACGCCGACAAGGTGAACCGCATCGACGACCTGATCGTCACCTACGCCGTGGACTGGGAGCTCGACCGTATGCCGGTCGTCGACCGGAACATCCTGCGGCTGGGCGCCTACGAGCTGATCTGGGTCGACGAGACCCCGGACGCCGTGGCGATCGACGAGGCGGTCCAGCTGGCCAAGGAGTTCTCCACGGACGAGTCGCCGTCGTTCGTGAACGGTCTCCTGGGACGCTTCAAGGACCTGAAGCCGAACCTGCGCCGCAGCGAGAGCTGA
- the efp gene encoding elongation factor P — protein sequence MASTNDLKNGMVLKLDGDQLWSVVEFQHVKPGKGPAFVRTKLKHVLSGKVVDKTFNAGTKVETATIDRRDMQFSYMDGEYFVFMDMSTYDQLMVDKKAVGDAANFLIEGFTASVAQHEGEVLYVELPAAVELTIEQTDPGVQGDRSTGGTKPATLETGHEIQVPLFVTTGEKVKVDTRTSAYLGRVSS from the coding sequence GTGGCTTCCACGAACGACCTCAAGAACGGCATGGTGCTCAAGCTCGACGGTGACCAGCTCTGGTCCGTCGTCGAGTTCCAGCACGTCAAGCCCGGCAAGGGCCCGGCCTTCGTGCGCACCAAGCTCAAGCACGTGCTCTCCGGCAAGGTCGTCGACAAGACGTTCAACGCCGGCACGAAGGTCGAGACCGCCACGATCGACCGGCGTGACATGCAGTTCTCGTACATGGACGGCGAGTACTTCGTCTTCATGGACATGAGCACCTACGACCAGCTCATGGTCGACAAGAAGGCCGTCGGCGACGCCGCGAACTTCCTGATCGAGGGCTTCACCGCCTCCGTCGCCCAGCACGAGGGCGAGGTGCTCTACGTCGAGCTCCCGGCCGCCGTCGAGCTGACGATCGAGCAGACCGACCCGGGTGTCCAGGGCGACCGCTCCACCGGTGGCACCAAGCCCGCCACCCTGGAGACCGGCCACGAGATCCAGGTCCCGCTCTTCGTCACCACCGGCGAGAAGGTCAAGGTCGACACCCGCACCAGCGCCTACCTCGGCCGGGTGAGCAGCTAA